In one Thermanaerovibrio velox DSM 12556 genomic region, the following are encoded:
- a CDS encoding ATP-binding cassette domain-containing protein encodes MMMSKKPLLQVEDLHVYREGNQILSGVDINVYPGEVVGVLGRNGAGKSTLAYSIMGLPQYLPSKGTITFDGQDITDWSITDRAKAGITLAWQHPARYEGISVQEYLGLSKPGARVEELAEALRLVQLEESYLARKVDKALSGGERKRIELASVYLMRPKLAILDEPDSGVDLLALVDIMELFRRMVREGSSVLIITHREDVAAQCSRSYLVCKGHVILEGSAEAVKRYFMSQCEPCADTSPDLVGEVSSGV; translated from the coding sequence ATGATGATGTCCAAGAAACCCCTGCTTCAAGTGGAGGACCTTCACGTTTACCGTGAGGGCAATCAGATATTGAGCGGTGTGGATATAAACGTGTACCCCGGTGAGGTAGTTGGGGTGCTAGGGAGGAACGGGGCGGGTAAGTCCACCCTTGCCTACTCGATAATGGGGTTGCCCCAGTACCTGCCTTCAAAGGGGACAATAACATTTGATGGGCAAGATATAACCGATTGGTCCATAACCGATCGGGCCAAAGCGGGTATAACCCTGGCGTGGCAGCATCCTGCCCGTTATGAAGGTATATCGGTCCAGGAGTATCTCGGACTTTCCAAGCCCGGGGCAAGGGTTGAAGAGTTAGCGGAGGCATTGAGGCTGGTTCAGCTGGAGGAGTCGTACCTTGCGCGAAAGGTGGACAAGGCCCTTTCCGGCGGGGAGAGGAAGCGGATAGAGCTGGCCTCGGTTTACCTCATGAGGCCCAAGCTGGCCATCTTGGATGAGCCGGATTCAGGGGTAGATCTCTTGGCCCTGGTGGACATAATGGAGCTTTTCCGCCGCATGGTGCGGGAGGGAAGCTCTGTTCTAATAATAACTCATCGAGAGGACGTGGCGGCCCAGTGCAGCAGGTCCTATCTGGTTTGCAAGGGGCACGTCATCCTGGAGGGCAGCGCCGAGGCGGTAAAGCGCTACTTCATGTCCCAGTGCGAACCCTGTGCGGATACGTCCCCGGACCTGGTGGGGGAGGTGAGCTCCGGTGTTTGA
- a CDS encoding SufB/SufD family protein: MFDVASEYKTLVEIAERSSGGHFGNPDTVSVVVHGNRVLSSHVLPGVSLEAQETEDGIKAFITLDEGVRLVKPVHICFGHLGAKGRQTIDTVIRMKRNSSAIFLAHCVFPNAEEFLHQMEGEIYLEEGASLTYNEVHVHGPEGKIVVRPKTNVVLEDKALYRGDFTLVEGRVGDLSIDIYVDARGVGSSVEITSKVYGKYDDRCLVQDVVKLSGRGSSALVKARVVLKDRSVGTFYGTIEGAAPGAKGHVDCTEIVQGEAVAEASPVVRASHSEAEITHEAAIGRIADDKIAGLMAKGLSEDQAVDFIVAGLLR, from the coding sequence GTGTTTGATGTGGCCTCTGAGTACAAGACGTTGGTGGAGATAGCGGAGAGGAGCTCCGGTGGGCACTTTGGGAACCCCGATACCGTGTCGGTGGTTGTGCACGGCAATCGCGTCCTCTCTTCCCATGTGCTGCCCGGGGTGTCCCTGGAGGCGCAGGAGACGGAGGACGGTATAAAGGCCTTCATAACCCTGGACGAGGGGGTGAGGCTGGTAAAGCCGGTTCACATCTGTTTCGGGCACTTGGGGGCTAAGGGGCGTCAAACCATAGACACGGTTATAAGGATGAAGCGTAATTCCTCTGCCATCTTCCTGGCCCACTGTGTATTCCCCAACGCCGAGGAGTTTCTTCACCAGATGGAGGGGGAGATATACCTTGAGGAGGGGGCTTCCCTGACGTACAACGAGGTGCATGTCCACGGCCCGGAGGGCAAGATCGTTGTGCGGCCCAAGACAAACGTGGTCCTGGAGGACAAGGCCCTGTACCGCGGGGACTTCACCTTGGTGGAAGGCCGGGTGGGGGATCTATCGATAGACATATACGTGGACGCAAGAGGCGTTGGCAGCTCCGTGGAGATAACCTCCAAGGTCTATGGTAAGTACGACGACCGATGCCTCGTTCAGGACGTGGTTAAGCTTTCCGGCCGTGGCAGTTCTGCCCTCGTTAAAGCCCGGGTGGTCCTCAAGGACAGGAGCGTTGGTACCTTTTACGGTACCATAGAGGGAGCCGCTCCCGGGGCAAAGGGGCACGTGGATTGCACCGAGATCGTTCAGGGGGAGGCCGTGGCGGAGGCCTCTCCGGTGGTTAGGGCATCCCACTCGGAGGCGGAGATAACCCACGAGGCTGCCATAGGACGGATAGCGGACGACAAGATAGCGGGTCTCATGGCCAAGGGGCTATCAGAGGACCAGGCGGTGGACTTCATAGTGGCGGGGCTTCTCCGGTGA
- a CDS encoding PEP/pyruvate-binding domain-containing protein translates to MQDQEALERYFAWDPREDEDFRPMIVGEGSIGGKGRSLLYAARRLWSSGNELLTSVRIPPSLFIGTGVFQEVVDQLGGQDRIKELVGDDGTRVEQAFLSAKLPPTVTSAIGSFLATVEDPVVVRSSSVLEDSIKHSFAGKYRSTFLMNRGSMEERIRAVEEEMLRIYARTFFPTAIGYRKKHNLGDDMMGIIVMRMSGRWRGRYYYPTTGGVGYSRNVRRWTTRVRMEDGILRFVFGLGTMSTKRGYARTFSLTNPALRPEGSNPYKIMKHAQERFQAIDGNTGELVTLDVKEMWRELLRWHPNLGIFAQLYTVDGDTGYFSSVDYSTEIPNSYSKVCFTFEDFPKKCRVFFDRMRAMLPILEQSMGVPADIEYAYEPAEDQLELLQSRPLWIGGSAVGSAKIPDITGRKVILMADRMVTDGVLEDVKYLVYVDYRIYGSGPDFHSVARGIGYVNQSMGENRYILVAPGRVGSSNPELGVPVQYNELTQCACIVELGIPRSGHMPELSYGTHFFSDLETDNVMYMPVYDGEKGNLFDQDWFDQAAYVEGPHMAIRIYRGSFSVYSDGTENRGVVVVNRVDPPCDC, encoded by the coding sequence TTGCAAGATCAGGAAGCCCTTGAGAGGTACTTCGCGTGGGATCCGAGAGAGGACGAGGATTTCCGCCCCATGATAGTGGGGGAGGGATCCATTGGAGGCAAGGGGAGGTCCCTCCTCTATGCCGCCCGCCGGCTATGGTCGAGCGGCAACGAGCTTTTAACATCTGTGAGGATACCCCCTTCCCTGTTCATAGGAACCGGGGTATTTCAGGAGGTAGTGGACCAGCTCGGCGGTCAGGACCGCATAAAAGAGCTCGTCGGGGACGACGGCACTAGGGTAGAACAAGCGTTCTTATCCGCCAAGCTGCCACCTACGGTCACCTCCGCCATAGGGTCTTTTCTTGCCACCGTGGAGGATCCGGTGGTGGTGAGAAGCAGCAGCGTCCTGGAGGATTCGATAAAACACTCCTTTGCAGGCAAGTACAGGTCCACGTTCCTGATGAACAGGGGCAGCATGGAGGAGCGTATCCGAGCCGTTGAGGAGGAGATGCTCCGAATATACGCCAGGACGTTCTTCCCCACCGCCATCGGATACCGCAAAAAACATAACCTTGGGGACGACATGATGGGCATAATAGTAATGCGAATGTCCGGCCGCTGGAGGGGACGCTACTACTACCCCACCACCGGAGGCGTCGGGTACTCACGGAACGTGCGCCGTTGGACCACGAGGGTAAGGATGGAGGACGGCATCCTGCGCTTCGTCTTCGGCCTTGGAACCATGAGCACCAAAAGGGGATACGCCAGGACCTTCTCCCTTACCAATCCCGCCCTTCGCCCAGAGGGCTCTAACCCTTACAAGATAATGAAGCACGCCCAAGAACGCTTCCAAGCGATCGACGGCAACACCGGCGAGCTGGTAACGCTGGACGTTAAGGAAATGTGGAGGGAACTCCTCAGGTGGCATCCCAACCTAGGGATCTTTGCGCAGCTTTACACCGTTGACGGAGACACCGGATACTTCTCCTCGGTGGACTATTCCACGGAGATACCAAACTCCTATTCTAAGGTCTGTTTTACCTTCGAGGACTTCCCCAAGAAGTGCCGGGTCTTCTTCGACCGCATGCGGGCCATGCTGCCCATTTTGGAACAGAGCATGGGGGTACCGGCTGACATAGAGTACGCCTACGAACCCGCTGAAGACCAGCTGGAGCTCCTGCAGTCCAGGCCCCTATGGATAGGCGGAAGCGCCGTTGGGTCCGCCAAGATCCCGGACATCACGGGGCGAAAGGTTATCCTAATGGCGGACCGGATGGTCACCGACGGGGTGCTGGAGGATGTTAAGTATCTGGTCTACGTGGATTACCGGATATACGGCTCTGGACCGGACTTCCACTCGGTGGCCCGTGGAATAGGCTACGTAAACCAATCCATGGGGGAGAACCGCTACATACTGGTCGCTCCCGGAAGGGTGGGATCCAGCAACCCGGAGCTTGGCGTGCCAGTTCAATACAACGAACTCACCCAGTGCGCCTGCATAGTGGAGCTCGGGATCCCGCGATCCGGACACATGCCGGAGCTTTCATACGGGACTCACTTCTTCTCGGACCTGGAGACCGATAACGTGATGTACATGCCCGTTTACGACGGGGAAAAGGGCAACCTGTTCGACCAGGACTGGTTTGACCAAGCGGCCTACGTGGAAGGCCCCCACATGGCCATAAGGATCTACCGGGGCAGCTTCTCGGTCTACTCGGACGGCACCGAGAACCGGGGTGTTGTGGTTGTAAACCGGGTCGACCCCCCCTGCGACTGTTGA
- a CDS encoding tRNA 2-thiocytidine(32) synthetase TtcA, with translation MSQDSEDRTPSRGIRHLVGKAVHLFSMINEGDRILIGLSGGKDSLLLSLCLKELQRRSPVRFELQACFIDPTNGEWNLSPFMEFSSLLGIPLTVVNHATFSIIEARGESNPCSLCANLRRGILASKALQVGCNVVALGHHLDDAMETAFMNLLMAGRFKSFDPAMTMSRTGIRVIRPMILIREKAIEGEMRRLGLKPMAPACPLVEKGTKRSEVKDLLSSLEAQTPGLGGNLLNALLSIPSPFGWGKPHENP, from the coding sequence ATGAGCCAAGACAGCGAGGACCGAACCCCCTCCAGGGGCATAAGGCACCTGGTGGGGAAAGCGGTTCACCTCTTCTCTATGATAAACGAGGGAGATCGCATACTGATAGGCCTTTCAGGGGGCAAGGACAGCCTGCTCCTCTCCTTGTGTCTGAAGGAGCTTCAAAGGCGAAGCCCTGTAAGGTTTGAGCTGCAAGCCTGCTTCATAGATCCCACCAACGGAGAGTGGAACCTAAGCCCTTTCATGGAGTTCTCCTCCCTCTTGGGCATCCCGCTCACCGTGGTCAATCACGCCACCTTCAGCATAATAGAAGCCCGGGGGGAGAGCAACCCCTGCAGCCTATGTGCAAACCTTCGAAGGGGGATCCTGGCTTCCAAGGCCCTGCAAGTGGGATGTAACGTGGTAGCATTGGGGCATCACCTGGATGACGCCATGGAGACCGCTTTTATGAACCTACTCATGGCAGGGCGATTTAAGTCGTTCGATCCCGCAATGACCATGTCCAGGACCGGGATAAGGGTCATAAGGCCCATGATATTGATCCGCGAGAAGGCCATAGAGGGGGAAATGCGAAGATTGGGCCTTAAGCCCATGGCCCCTGCCTGCCCACTGGTGGAAAAGGGCACGAAGAGGAGCGAGGTCAAGGATCTGCTGTCCAGTCTGGAGGCCCAAACACCGGGGCTAGGAGGGAACCTGCTGAACGCCTTGTTGTCCATACCAAGCCCCTTTGGATGGGGCAAGCCCCATGAGAACCCATAG
- a CDS encoding sensor histidine kinase, which produces MWVLGGEVWSDRIDDALDKAARSLDSSIETVLDIRDEIRSGIKEKQREIEEIRKELEDVIAASDSLAEAYRKARLKLAKAAENRDEAMQAEAYDEASRFMKLKGSFEERERGLRKRRDEAEREKARLERMLLRTDETMGKLKLALEVLKNNTQDLSSAKGERDYKAAAMSLRLVEQESLRLAREVHDGPAQHCSGALLIIDRMEGLLLNGDLDMAREEIRCLRDQMEDAVKDFRTFLWRLKPSGLDFGIKEGLERLAQTFSDRYSVHVEVLIRGDGDAMSGPARSNAYRIVQEAVANAIRHGGAKKVKILGSFGDSMATFKVSDDGRGFDPEAARLEAYRRGSLGLINMEERVRLLGGTIRIESAPGRGTSVIFSIPLGRLDDEKDSDCVGR; this is translated from the coding sequence ATGTGGGTTTTGGGTGGTGAAGTTTGGAGCGATAGGATAGACGATGCTCTGGATAAGGCGGCCAGATCACTTGACTCCAGCATAGAAACCGTGCTCGACATAAGGGACGAGATACGTTCCGGCATAAAGGAGAAACAGCGGGAGATAGAGGAGATCCGAAAGGAGCTGGAGGACGTCATAGCCGCTTCGGACTCCCTGGCGGAGGCCTATAGAAAAGCGCGGCTTAAGCTGGCCAAGGCGGCGGAGAATAGAGATGAGGCGATGCAGGCGGAGGCATATGACGAGGCCTCCCGTTTTATGAAGCTCAAGGGGAGCTTTGAGGAACGGGAGAGGGGCCTTAGGAAGAGGCGGGATGAGGCGGAGAGGGAGAAGGCCCGTCTTGAGCGGATGCTTTTAAGGACCGACGAGACCATGGGAAAGCTCAAGCTGGCGTTGGAGGTTCTAAAGAACAATACTCAAGACCTGTCCTCCGCCAAGGGAGAGAGGGACTACAAGGCGGCGGCCATGTCCCTTCGGTTGGTGGAACAAGAGAGTTTGCGCCTTGCAAGGGAGGTTCACGATGGACCGGCCCAGCACTGTTCTGGAGCCCTTCTCATCATCGACAGGATGGAGGGGCTGTTGTTAAATGGTGATCTGGATATGGCCAGGGAAGAGATAAGGTGTTTAAGGGATCAGATGGAGGATGCGGTAAAGGATTTCCGGACTTTTCTTTGGAGGCTTAAGCCGTCGGGACTTGATTTTGGGATAAAAGAGGGGTTGGAGCGACTGGCCCAAACCTTTTCCGACAGGTATTCGGTCCACGTGGAGGTGCTTATCCGAGGGGATGGGGATGCCATGAGCGGGCCTGCCAGGTCCAACGCCTATCGGATTGTCCAGGAGGCGGTGGCCAATGCCATAAGACACGGCGGGGCCAAGAAGGTTAAGATTTTAGGTTCTTTCGGTGATTCCATGGCCACGTTCAAGGTTTCCGACGATGGAAGGGGTTTTGATCCGGAGGCCGCCAGGTTAGAGGCATACAGAAGGGGTTCCCTGGGTCTCATTAACATGGAAGAGAGGGTGCGTCTTTTAGGGGGCACCATTCGCATAGAAAGCGCTCCGGGGCGAGGAACCTCGGTGATCTTCAGCATACCTCTTGGGAGGTTAGACGATGAGAAAGATTCGGATTGTGTTGGCCGATGA
- a CDS encoding response regulator, whose amino-acid sequence MRKIRIVLADDHRLFRDGLRRLLEMEKDMEVIGEAEDGDGAVAMVLELRPDVLLFDIHMPRKDGVQVVKDLKKRGDYLPRFVAITAFDDDDHITALSSVGIDAYVLKASGMTELLSAIRSVYRGHSYVDPKVAGKLLSTFNRRREERDLLGRLTPRELEVLYWIAQGLNNAEIAKRMVLSEKTVKNHVSHILKKLDLVDRTQAAVFAWKRGLAQLSKDDLVLVGTAVD is encoded by the coding sequence ATGAGAAAGATTCGGATTGTGTTGGCCGATGACCACCGCCTCTTCCGGGATGGCCTAAGGCGCCTTCTGGAGATGGAGAAGGACATGGAGGTTATCGGCGAGGCGGAGGATGGAGACGGTGCGGTGGCGATGGTGTTGGAGTTAAGGCCCGATGTCCTGCTCTTCGACATTCACATGCCGAGGAAGGATGGTGTCCAGGTCGTTAAGGACCTTAAGAAGAGGGGGGATTATCTGCCGCGCTTCGTGGCCATAACTGCCTTTGACGATGATGATCACATAACGGCCCTCTCTTCGGTGGGCATAGATGCTTACGTGCTTAAGGCCTCGGGCATGACGGAGCTCCTTTCCGCCATAAGGTCCGTTTACAGGGGACATTCCTACGTGGATCCCAAGGTGGCGGGTAAGTTGCTCAGCACTTTCAACCGGCGAAGGGAGGAGCGGGACCTTCTAGGACGCCTTACGCCGAGGGAGCTTGAGGTGCTCTACTGGATAGCCCAGGGGCTTAACAACGCCGAGATAGCCAAGCGGATGGTGCTGTCGGAGAAGACCGTTAAGAACCACGTTAGCCACATTCTAAAGAAACTGGACCTGGTGGACCGGACCCAGGCGGCGGTTTTTGCCTGGAAGAGGGGGTTGGCCCAGCTGTCCAAGGATGACCTGGTTTTGGTGGGTACCGCAGTGGATTGA
- the thiS gene encoding sulfur carrier protein ThiS: MDSFITVNGDKHPWREGMTVQDLLDEKRYTFRMLSVWINDKPVERDRFSSTPIPEGAKVQVVHMISGG, encoded by the coding sequence ATGGATAGCTTCATCACAGTCAACGGAGACAAGCACCCCTGGCGGGAGGGCATGACCGTCCAGGACCTGCTGGACGAGAAACGATACACCTTCCGTATGCTTTCGGTGTGGATCAACGATAAGCCGGTTGAGCGGGATCGCTTCTCCTCAACCCCCATACCAGAGGGGGCTAAAGTGCAAGTGGTCCACATGATAAGCGGGGGCTAA
- a CDS encoding aldehyde ferredoxin oxidoreductase family protein translates to MEKMKLLAQWTYTPKPIHRGYTKEVCFVDLGNRDGKYSFKTKPLSDEFVERFTGGRGFGLGLLWEAVNENTKWDDPENEIIISGGPLCGITQYPGAGKCYSVFLSPATKQTYASNAGGYFGPLIKFSGFDSFELRGIADKNVIIFVDGDLGKVEIYESPFDDKSNSYTITDELHEYFSAEDEDRENGKRAISVVSTGQAAHHSYICGMNFSFYDLRRKVARLKQAGRGGGGTVLRHKGVHAIVVKKRKVTGVENDPADLATLQKVGIKLHKEIHDYDDVQCKMRKVGTAHLNEVMNDYHLLPVNNYKFGQHPDINNIHSDVYTSLFTQGLPDGCWYGCSLSCAKAADHFELKTGPWKGRKVTVDGPEYETAASLGSVIGIFDPKWTIEANFYADHYGFDTISLGTIIAFLAECYELGLINDEHTGGLKLNFGNKEHMMELIHRMAEGKDEFAVAASRGIRYLKDFLSEKYGADRKIMEDIGMEGQGLEVSQYRCQESIAQWGGYFLTLKGPQHDEAWLIFMDMVNKQLPTFEDKAEALYYFPNFRLWFSLVGLCKLPWNDIEPADNHVKYKGIEAAKVPEHVQNYVDIFNAVTGKNITKEDIITQSERVYNFERVFNLRLGKGTREWHNIPARGLGPVFEDEYMARPDYFDDKLREAGINPEGLSVKEKIEKLQAYRRGQWEQLVDAVYKRRGWNKNGIPTLETVKRLGIDTPEVVEVLKKHLRPEDEWDN, encoded by the coding sequence ATGGAGAAGATGAAGCTTCTCGCCCAGTGGACCTACACCCCGAAACCCATTCACAGGGGTTACACCAAGGAGGTCTGCTTCGTTGACCTGGGCAACCGGGACGGCAAGTACTCCTTCAAGACCAAGCCGCTGTCCGACGAGTTCGTGGAGCGCTTCACCGGCGGCCGCGGCTTCGGGCTAGGCCTCCTCTGGGAAGCGGTCAACGAGAATACCAAGTGGGACGATCCGGAGAACGAGATAATAATATCCGGCGGCCCCCTTTGCGGAATAACCCAGTACCCGGGGGCGGGCAAGTGCTACTCGGTCTTCCTCTCCCCCGCCACCAAGCAGACCTACGCCAGCAACGCCGGCGGATACTTCGGCCCCCTCATAAAGTTCTCCGGCTTCGACTCCTTTGAACTCAGAGGCATAGCTGACAAGAACGTAATAATATTCGTGGACGGAGACCTCGGAAAGGTGGAGATCTACGAGTCCCCCTTCGATGACAAGTCCAACTCCTACACCATAACCGATGAACTCCACGAGTACTTCTCCGCCGAGGACGAGGACCGGGAGAACGGTAAGCGGGCCATATCAGTGGTATCCACGGGTCAGGCGGCCCACCACAGCTACATATGCGGGATGAACTTCAGCTTCTATGACCTGCGCCGCAAGGTGGCAAGGCTCAAGCAGGCGGGACGCGGGGGCGGCGGAACCGTGTTGCGCCACAAGGGCGTGCACGCCATCGTGGTGAAGAAGCGCAAGGTCACGGGAGTGGAGAACGACCCCGCGGACCTCGCAACCCTTCAGAAGGTGGGCATCAAACTCCATAAGGAGATTCACGACTACGACGATGTGCAGTGCAAGATGCGCAAGGTGGGTACCGCTCACCTCAACGAGGTTATGAACGACTACCACCTGCTGCCGGTGAACAACTACAAGTTCGGCCAGCATCCGGACATAAACAACATCCACTCGGACGTCTACACCAGCCTGTTCACCCAGGGCCTGCCGGACGGCTGCTGGTATGGTTGTTCCCTCTCCTGCGCCAAAGCGGCGGACCATTTCGAGCTCAAAACCGGCCCGTGGAAGGGCCGCAAGGTTACCGTGGACGGTCCGGAGTACGAGACCGCCGCGTCCCTGGGCTCCGTAATAGGCATATTCGATCCCAAGTGGACCATAGAGGCCAACTTCTACGCTGACCACTACGGCTTCGACACCATATCCCTTGGAACCATAATCGCGTTCCTGGCGGAGTGCTACGAGCTGGGACTCATAAACGACGAGCATACCGGTGGGCTTAAACTGAACTTCGGCAACAAGGAGCACATGATGGAGCTCATCCACAGGATGGCGGAGGGGAAGGATGAGTTCGCCGTGGCGGCCAGCCGGGGCATCCGCTACCTCAAGGACTTCCTCAGCGAGAAGTACGGGGCAGACCGCAAGATCATGGAGGACATCGGCATGGAAGGGCAGGGCCTCGAGGTCTCCCAGTACCGCTGCCAGGAGTCCATAGCCCAGTGGGGAGGCTACTTCCTCACCCTTAAGGGCCCCCAGCACGACGAGGCTTGGCTCATATTCATGGACATGGTGAACAAGCAGCTGCCAACGTTCGAGGACAAGGCGGAGGCGCTGTACTACTTCCCCAACTTCCGGCTGTGGTTCTCCCTGGTGGGACTCTGCAAGCTACCCTGGAACGACATCGAGCCCGCGGACAACCACGTTAAGTACAAGGGCATCGAGGCCGCCAAGGTACCGGAGCATGTCCAGAACTACGTGGACATCTTCAACGCCGTCACCGGGAAGAACATCACCAAGGAGGACATCATCACTCAGTCCGAGCGGGTCTACAACTTCGAGAGGGTCTTCAACCTAAGGCTGGGCAAGGGGACCAGGGAGTGGCACAACATACCCGCCAGGGGGCTTGGCCCGGTCTTCGAAGATGAGTACATGGCAAGACCTGACTACTTCGACGACAAGCTGAGGGAAGCGGGGATAAACCCAGAAGGACTCTCGGTCAAGGAGAAGATCGAGAAGCTCCAGGCCTACAGGAGAGGTCAGTGGGAGCAGTTGGTTGACGCGGTCTACAAGCGCAGGGGCTGGAACAAGAACGGCATACCAACCCTCGAAACCGTGAAGCGCCTTGGGATAGATACCCCCGAGGTGGTGGAGGTCCTCAAAAAGCACCTCCGTCCGGAGGATGAGTGGGACAACTGA
- a CDS encoding 4Fe-4S binding protein, with amino-acid sequence MKLLKTYAEKCVRCGACMAACSKAYFKEDDPSLSRIRVTDVGSMPNINVCNQCGTCIEVCPTQALERDKNGVVQLRKDKCTSCMMCVGYCPTASMFFNAAKQSQPFKCIACGLCAKACPTGALEIIG; translated from the coding sequence TTGAAGCTCCTAAAGACCTACGCGGAAAAGTGCGTTCGGTGCGGCGCCTGTATGGCCGCATGCTCCAAGGCCTACTTCAAGGAGGATGACCCTAGCCTCTCCAGGATCAGGGTCACCGACGTGGGCAGCATGCCCAACATAAACGTCTGCAACCAGTGTGGCACCTGCATAGAGGTGTGCCCCACCCAGGCCCTGGAGAGGGATAAGAACGGGGTGGTCCAGCTTAGGAAAGACAAGTGCACCTCCTGCATGATGTGTGTAGGATACTGTCCCACCGCCAGCATGTTCTTCAACGCCGCCAAGCAGAGTCAGCCGTTCAAATGCATAGCCTGCGGGCTTTGCGCCAAAGCCTGTCCCACCGGCGCTCTGGAGATAATAGGATAA
- a CDS encoding ABC transporter substrate-binding protein, which translates to MRRFLVLGLAVAVLAMAAGCALAGEIKVGYLTALTGDYAGYGQTELRAAQLAVEEINAKGGVLGQKLVLVPYDWRTRTEDAVNAVRRMIDQDKVVAIIGANASGANIATAPIVNRSKVPQIGTVSTNPLVTVDEKGKVRPYSFRICFTDPYQGKVLANLAAVKLGKKKAAMLYDVASDYSQGLREFCIKEFEKLGGKIVADEAYKGGQDTDFRAQLTNIRNSGAEVLFLPGMGKEMALIIKQARELGMKDLIIMGGDGYADFMYEIAGPALVGTYWVNHTSLEDPGMQPFFKAYKDKYKDECKEFVNGVLAYDSVYWLADAIKRAGKADGTAIAKALEETKNLKLHHGVLSVDPKDHNPLNKTAVILKVEKDGKAHFFTRIQPK; encoded by the coding sequence GTGAGGAGGTTTCTGGTTCTAGGTTTGGCCGTGGCGGTGTTGGCCATGGCGGCGGGTTGTGCCCTTGCGGGGGAGATCAAGGTTGGGTATCTGACCGCCCTTACGGGGGATTACGCGGGTTACGGCCAGACGGAGCTGCGGGCAGCCCAGCTTGCGGTGGAGGAGATCAACGCCAAGGGCGGTGTGTTGGGGCAGAAGCTGGTTTTGGTGCCCTATGACTGGCGGACCAGGACTGAGGATGCGGTGAATGCGGTGCGGCGCATGATAGACCAGGACAAGGTGGTGGCCATCATAGGGGCCAACGCATCCGGGGCTAACATCGCTACCGCCCCCATAGTGAACCGGTCCAAGGTGCCCCAGATAGGCACAGTCTCCACCAACCCCCTTGTTACGGTTGATGAGAAGGGCAAGGTTCGTCCTTACTCTTTCCGCATCTGCTTCACCGATCCCTACCAGGGCAAGGTGCTTGCGAACCTGGCGGCGGTCAAGCTGGGCAAGAAGAAGGCGGCCATGCTTTACGATGTGGCCTCTGATTACTCCCAGGGGCTCCGGGAGTTCTGCATCAAGGAGTTTGAAAAGCTTGGCGGAAAGATCGTGGCCGATGAGGCTTACAAGGGTGGCCAGGACACCGACTTCAGGGCCCAGCTCACCAACATCCGCAACTCCGGTGCGGAGGTTCTCTTCCTTCCCGGCATGGGCAAGGAGATGGCCCTCATAATAAAGCAGGCCCGGGAGCTTGGGATGAAGGACCTCATCATAATGGGCGGAGACGGCTATGCGGACTTCATGTACGAGATAGCAGGTCCCGCTCTTGTGGGAACCTATTGGGTTAACCACACCTCTCTGGAAGATCCTGGCATGCAGCCCTTCTTCAAGGCCTACAAGGATAAGTACAAGGATGAGTGCAAGGAGTTCGTGAACGGTGTCCTGGCCTACGATTCCGTCTACTGGCTGGCGGATGCCATAAAGAGGGCTGGCAAGGCTGATGGTACCGCCATCGCCAAGGCCCTTGAGGAGACCAAGAACCTTAAGCTTCACCATGGGGTGCTATCCGTGGATCCCAAGGATCACAACCCTCTTAACAAGACCGCGGTGATCCTGAAGGTTGAGAAGGACGGCAAGGCCCACTTCTTCACCAGGATACAGCCTAAGTAG